In Babesia microti strain RI chromosome IV, complete genome, the sequence GTAGAACTAGAACGTGACGACGGTAAAGAATCTATGGTAAAGGCAATTCTAAGTGAATATGAACCGAAGGTGATTCATTACACTGGGGCCGTAATCGACGAGATTCTAAGCCAACGAGTTGAGGACGCAAGGAGGTTTATTTGGTCGCTAGATGCTAATGTTAGGGAACAGATTATCACACTGAGCGTCAGGCTGATTGAGGGTATGAAGGGACGTGGAGCAATCGCGGCAGATATTGCAGACAAAGCCCTGAAGAATTTGACACAGATTTTACTATAATCAGCACAACGTGACTGTAGTTTAATTATCGCAATAAAATAGCGAGTAAATCAAAGAGTTTTGGTGGGATGGATGTGTTTTTTCCTTGGTCCCAGTAGAAATGATTCCAAATACTGCCAAAAATCATTGGTAACACAGGCATCTTTGTGCCTATGCAATCTGCTAATACGGCAAATCTGGGTTACGGGATTTCTCACTTTGATATCCCAGTGGGTGAAATCATCCGGAATAGGATCTGTGTCATGAACGAATAGTACCCCCCTGAATAAATCGATTAGATACTTGAGTGTCGTAAATAGGTTTACTATGTTTTCAAACGGGTAGCCCTTGAATTGCCACCTCCCTCCTTTGGGATTGATAATAACGCAGACTATGCTAACCCAGTCAGACTGGCTCATTCTGGAGATGTATGAATTCTCAATTATCCTAAATCTTATTTGTTTCCCGCCAATTTTATGAACTAGTTCAATTGCATTCATTGGATGTGCGGTCGTTTCAGCAATTAAACTTGCAGGATCTAGATACTTTGATTCTTCAAGCAGGGTTTTGATGTTGTTTTTGCATACGATGTTGATCCCGCTGGGGACAATGATTATGGGTCTCTTCTTGTACCTAAAgtatatttcatcaatgaGGCGCATGTTTTTTTTTTGCAATTTCTGTATTGTATCATTGGTCTGATTTgtttgcgata encodes:
- a CDS encoding conserved Plasmodium protein, unknown function (overlaps_old_locusTagID:BBM_III08615); this translates as MFTGSLIASEIVSRVCKISDPKLEFQGSRDGNDFQLILPNLDLSLDPLDKCGLKNRKGDEYSIGDLLLLLLLKKEDYTYSFVTSKGFKYINVLEREKIKNIVESSELVNTNLSSSIIKIKQLTVNDDINNKADKAQTFTFSMTIYDKLEHEFGPIDTKLLPVALSTNEIHPITRNSMLMSYKRGYESVLERAKILSQTNQTNDTIQKLQKKNMRLIDEIYFRYKKRPIIIVPSGINIVCKNNIKTLLEESKYLDPASLIAETTAHPMNAIELVHKIGGKQIRFRIIENSYISRMSQSDWVSIVCVIINPKGGRWQFKGYPFENIVNLFTTLKYLIDLFRGVLFVHDTDPIPDDFTHWDIKICRISRLHRHKDACVTNDFWQYLESFLLGPRKKHIHPTKTL